Proteins found in one Vagococcus carniphilus genomic segment:
- a CDS encoding DUF1846 domain-containing protein, which translates to MKKIGFDSQKYIEEQSKYILERVNDYDKLYLEFGGKLIGDKHAKRVLPGFDEDSKIKILQKLKDKAEVIICAYAGDIERNKIRGDYGITYDMDILKSIDEFTEYGLKVNSVLITRYSGQPATKVFINKLEKRNIKVYTHEAIEGYPYNIDQIVSDEGFGKNPYIPTTKPIVVVTAPGAGSGKLATSLSQIYHESKLGRVAGYSKFETFPVWNIPLKHPLNIAYEAATVDLKDVNMIDSYHYEAYGVVSVNYNRDIETFPVIKRIIERITNKESVFKSPTDMGVNRVGFGITDDEVIKEASKEEIIRRCFDTECFFKRGMVDEEVVNRIQMIMEEMELKKEDRRPVVPAREYAGRLKKKETGLDINITPASVMAFELPDGKIITGRSTDLMDSSAAAILNSIKYLANISDEILLLSPVILETIRKMKDVDLHSKITALNANEVLIALSISAVTNPTAQIAYEKLSDLEGTQAHSTVMLNKDDEQILKRLGMDITSDPIFSSENLFYI; encoded by the coding sequence ATGAAAAAAATAGGATTTGATTCTCAAAAGTATATTGAAGAGCAATCGAAGTATATTCTAGAAAGAGTAAATGATTACGACAAATTGTACCTGGAATTTGGTGGTAAATTAATCGGCGATAAACATGCTAAACGTGTTTTACCTGGTTTTGATGAAGACTCCAAAATTAAAATTCTACAAAAATTAAAAGATAAAGCAGAAGTTATTATTTGTGCCTATGCTGGTGATATTGAAAGAAATAAAATCCGTGGAGACTACGGTATTACCTACGACATGGATATTTTAAAATCAATTGATGAATTTACTGAGTACGGTTTAAAAGTAAACAGTGTCCTGATTACGCGCTACAGTGGTCAACCAGCTACAAAAGTTTTTATTAATAAGCTAGAAAAAAGAAATATCAAAGTTTATACCCATGAAGCCATTGAAGGATATCCTTATAATATTGATCAAATAGTAAGTGATGAAGGTTTTGGAAAAAACCCTTATATTCCAACAACTAAACCAATTGTTGTAGTAACAGCTCCTGGTGCTGGTAGTGGAAAATTGGCAACGAGTTTAAGTCAAATTTATCATGAAAGTAAGCTTGGAAGAGTTGCAGGTTACTCAAAATTTGAAACGTTCCCTGTATGGAATATTCCCTTAAAACATCCTTTAAACATTGCCTATGAAGCAGCGACAGTTGATTTAAAAGATGTTAATATGATTGATTCTTATCATTATGAGGCTTATGGTGTTGTTTCTGTTAACTATAATAGAGACATTGAAACGTTCCCGGTAATTAAAAGAATTATCGAAAGAATTACGAATAAAGAATCTGTTTTTAAATCGCCTACTGATATGGGGGTTAACCGAGTTGGTTTTGGTATCACAGATGATGAAGTTATTAAAGAAGCTTCTAAAGAAGAAATTATCAGACGTTGTTTTGATACAGAGTGTTTCTTCAAGCGTGGTATGGTAGATGAAGAAGTAGTTAACCGAATCCAAATGATTATGGAAGAGATGGAGTTGAAGAAAGAAGACCGTCGTCCAGTTGTCCCTGCTAGAGAATATGCAGGTCGTTTGAAGAAAAAAGAAACAGGTTTGGATATTAATATCACTCCTGCTTCTGTTATGGCATTTGAGTTACCGGATGGTAAAATCATCACAGGTCGTTCGACAGACTTAATGGATTCATCAGCGGCAGCTATACTAAATTCTATTAAGTATTTAGCTAATATTTCAGATGAGATATTATTGTTATCACCAGTTATTTTAGAAACAATTCGTAAGATGAAAGATGTGGATTTACATAGTAAAATTACTGCTTTAAATGCGAATGAGGTTTTAATTGCCCTATCAATTAGCGCAGTAACTAACCCAACAGCTCAGATAGCTTATGAGAAACTTTCTGATTTAGAAGGAACGCAAGCACATTCAACAGTTATGTTGAATAAAGATGATGAACAAATTTTGAAACGTTTAGGAATGGATATTACAAGTGATCCAATCTTTTCATCAGAAAACTTATTTTATATTTAA
- a CDS encoding aminopeptidase P family protein codes for MEVSERIAALRKLMEQNGIDYYVVPTADYHQSEYVGEHFKAREWITGFTGSAGTAIIAMNEAGLWTDGRYFIAAAQQLEGSGVDLFKMGEPGVPTIVEFLNDKVQKGQTIGYDGRTVSMGDGLVYEDIAKSHEGAIKYDVDLIDELWTDRPELSKEPAFHLESKYSGEDTASKLKRLREKMSNLNTDTHVLTSLDDICWLLNIRGNDIDFFPMVLTYAVVTMDQVELFIDETKLNDEINADFEKNNVNIHPYNDVYEFVKSFDASTSLLADPVRMNYALIKNISEKTAITKEVNPTVIFKAVKNETEIKNMKQAQIKDGVAHTKYMYWLKHEVGKTKITELSATDKLVALRKEQEGYIRQSFAPITAYGEHGAIVHYSASEETDIEVKKGSFLLSDTGAGFYEGSTDITRTFALGEVSDELKRHYTITLRSNIQLDKAVFLQGVNGTNLDVLARMPFWRENLNYNHGTGHGVGYLLNIHEGPSGFRWQYRPGESHELVEGMVLTNEPGVYIQDSHGVRLENELLVIKDVKNEYGQFLKFETMSYVPFDIDAINVDMLLEEEKEWLNDYHALVNKLIAPHLTTEEQAWLKEITKPI; via the coding sequence ATGGAAGTATCAGAACGCATTGCAGCATTACGAAAATTAATGGAGCAAAATGGTATCGATTACTACGTTGTTCCGACAGCTGACTATCATCAAAGTGAATATGTTGGCGAGCATTTCAAAGCAAGAGAATGGATCACTGGTTTCACTGGTTCAGCAGGAACAGCAATAATTGCCATGAATGAAGCAGGACTTTGGACAGATGGTAGATATTTTATCGCTGCCGCACAACAATTAGAAGGTTCTGGTGTTGATTTATTCAAAATGGGTGAACCTGGTGTTCCAACAATTGTCGAATTTTTAAATGACAAAGTTCAAAAAGGACAAACAATTGGTTATGACGGACGTACAGTATCTATGGGAGACGGCTTGGTTTATGAAGATATCGCTAAAAGTCATGAAGGCGCAATCAAATATGACGTTGATTTAATTGATGAATTATGGACTGATCGTCCCGAATTATCAAAAGAACCTGCTTTTCATTTAGAATCTAAGTATTCAGGTGAAGATACAGCCTCTAAATTAAAACGTCTACGTGAAAAAATGAGCAACCTAAATACTGATACTCATGTTTTAACTTCACTAGATGATATTTGCTGGCTATTAAATATCCGTGGAAATGATATTGATTTCTTCCCAATGGTATTAACTTATGCAGTCGTTACTATGGATCAAGTTGAGCTATTCATCGATGAAACTAAATTGAATGATGAAATTAACGCTGATTTTGAAAAGAACAATGTAAATATCCATCCATATAACGATGTTTATGAATTTGTTAAATCATTTGACGCTTCTACTTCATTACTTGCTGACCCAGTAAGAATGAACTACGCTTTAATTAAAAACATTTCAGAAAAAACTGCTATTACTAAAGAAGTTAACCCTACTGTTATCTTCAAAGCAGTAAAAAATGAAACTGAAATCAAAAATATGAAGCAAGCTCAAATTAAAGACGGTGTTGCTCATACTAAATACATGTATTGGTTAAAACATGAAGTTGGCAAAACAAAAATTACTGAATTGAGTGCAACAGATAAATTAGTTGCTCTAAGAAAAGAACAAGAAGGATATATTCGTCAAAGTTTCGCACCAATTACAGCTTACGGTGAACATGGAGCTATCGTTCATTACTCAGCATCTGAAGAAACAGATATTGAAGTCAAAAAAGGTTCATTCTTGTTAAGTGATACCGGTGCAGGCTTCTATGAAGGTTCAACTGATATCACAAGAACTTTCGCTTTAGGTGAGGTTTCTGACGAGCTGAAAAGACATTATACAATCACTTTAAGAAGTAATATCCAATTAGATAAAGCTGTATTCTTACAAGGAGTTAATGGAACAAACCTAGATGTCTTAGCTCGTATGCCATTCTGGCGTGAGAACTTAAACTACAATCATGGTACAGGTCATGGTGTTGGTTACTTACTAAACATCCATGAAGGACCAAGTGGCTTCCGTTGGCAATATCGCCCAGGTGAATCTCATGAATTAGTAGAAGGAATGGTTCTTACAAATGAACCAGGTGTTTACATTCAAGATTCTCATGGTGTTCGTCTTGAGAATGAATTACTTGTTATAAAAGATGTTAAAAATGAATATGGTCAATTCTTAAAATTTGAAACAATGTCATATGTTCCATTTGATATCGATGCTATCAATGTTGACATGTTGTTAGAAGAAGAAAAAGAATGGTTAAATGACTATCATGCTTTAGTTAACAAATTAATTGCTCCTCATTTAACAACTGAAGAACAAGCTTGGTTGAAAGAAATTACAAAACCAATTTAA
- a CDS encoding L-threonine 3-dehydrogenase, producing MNRIVVTGCLGQIGSELVNRLRKDKGIDNVLATDIRKPEDHPVVNTGLFEVLDVLDEDRMFELASEFKADTIIHLASLLSSVAEDKPQVAWHINMTGLTNALEVARKLDLQFFTPSSIGAFGPETPKKDTPQDTLQRPKTMYGITKVAGELLCDYYHDKFGVDTRGVRFPGLISYDTLPGGGTTDYAVEIYYEALKKGSYVSPIGEGTYMDMMYMPDAINAIVQLMEVPESQLKHRNAFNISAMSFEPEEIKASIQKIMPEFTMTYDVNPKLQAIADSWPDSLDCQSAREEWTFKPEYTLDKMTEDMLEKLKIKLANEL from the coding sequence ATGAATCGAATTGTTGTAACGGGCTGTTTAGGTCAAATTGGTTCAGAGTTAGTGAACCGTTTAAGAAAAGACAAAGGTATTGATAATGTTTTAGCAACAGATATTAGAAAGCCAGAAGATCATCCAGTTGTTAATACTGGCTTGTTTGAAGTTTTAGATGTTCTTGATGAAGATAGAATGTTTGAACTAGCAAGCGAGTTTAAAGCAGATACAATTATTCATTTAGCTTCTCTATTGTCTTCTGTTGCAGAAGATAAACCGCAAGTAGCTTGGCATATTAACATGACAGGTTTAACAAATGCATTAGAAGTAGCTAGAAAATTAGATTTACAATTCTTTACACCAAGCTCAATTGGGGCATTTGGTCCTGAAACACCTAAAAAAGATACACCTCAAGATACATTACAACGTCCAAAAACAATGTATGGTATCACAAAAGTAGCTGGAGAATTACTTTGTGATTACTATCATGATAAATTTGGCGTTGACACAAGAGGTGTGCGTTTCCCTGGTTTAATTTCTTACGACACACTACCAGGTGGCGGAACAACTGACTACGCTGTTGAAATTTATTATGAAGCACTTAAAAAAGGTTCTTATGTTAGTCCAATTGGAGAAGGTACTTACATGGATATGATGTATATGCCAGATGCGATTAATGCAATTGTTCAATTGATGGAAGTGCCAGAAAGTCAATTGAAACACCGTAACGCATTTAATATTTCTGCTATGTCATTTGAGCCAGAAGAAATTAAAGCTAGTATCCAAAAAATTATGCCTGAATTTACAATGACTTATGATGTGAATCCTAAATTACAAGCTATTGCAGATTCTTGGCCAGATTCTTTAGATTGCCAATCAGCTAGGGAAGAATGGACATTTAAGCCTGAATATACACTGGATAAAATGACTGAAGATATGTTAGAAAAATTAAAAATTAAATTAGCTAATGAACTTTAA
- a CDS encoding glycine C-acetyltransferase, with product MSPSLEKFLDEGLEDLKSKGLYSTIDVLDGANGPLIEINGEEKINLASNNYLGFATHPELIKAANEATEKYGVGAGAVRTINGTLSIHRELEEKLAKFKGTEAAIAFQSGFNCNMGAISAVMNKDDAILSDSLNHASIIDGCRLSRAKIIRVNHSDMKDLEEKAKEAVESGLYKKVMYITDGVFSMDGDVAKMTEIMEIAEKYNLIVYVDDAHGSGVLGGGAGTVKEFGLSHKVDFQMGTLSKALGVVGGYVAGSQKLIDWLKSQARPFLFSTSLTPGASAAVIKAIDLMETDSSYVDRLWENANYFKEELQKIGYDIGHSETPITPVILGDEKVAQEFSRKLIENGVYVKPIVFPTVPLGTGRVRNMPTAAHTKEMLDKAIKVYEKVGKEMNII from the coding sequence ATGAGTCCAAGTTTGGAAAAATTTTTAGATGAAGGATTAGAAGACCTAAAATCGAAAGGATTATATTCGACTATCGATGTTTTAGATGGCGCTAATGGTCCTTTAATTGAGATTAATGGGGAAGAAAAAATTAACTTAGCATCAAATAATTACCTAGGTTTTGCTACACACCCTGAGTTAATTAAAGCAGCTAATGAAGCAACAGAAAAATATGGTGTAGGAGCAGGGGCTGTTAGAACAATTAACGGAACTTTATCTATTCACCGTGAGTTAGAAGAAAAATTAGCTAAATTTAAAGGAACTGAAGCAGCAATTGCTTTCCAATCAGGATTCAACTGTAACATGGGAGCTATTTCTGCTGTAATGAATAAGGATGACGCTATTCTTTCAGATAGTTTAAACCATGCATCTATTATTGATGGTTGTCGTTTGTCTCGTGCAAAAATTATTCGTGTGAACCATTCTGATATGAAAGATTTAGAAGAAAAAGCTAAAGAGGCTGTTGAAAGCGGTCTTTATAAAAAAGTTATGTATATTACAGATGGAGTCTTTTCTATGGACGGAGACGTTGCTAAAATGACTGAAATCATGGAAATTGCTGAAAAATATAACTTAATCGTCTATGTTGATGATGCTCATGGTTCTGGCGTTTTAGGTGGCGGAGCAGGTACTGTAAAAGAGTTTGGATTATCCCATAAAGTAGATTTCCAAATGGGTACTTTATCTAAAGCTTTAGGAGTTGTTGGAGGATATGTTGCCGGCTCTCAAAAATTAATTGATTGGTTGAAATCACAAGCAAGACCATTCCTTTTCTCTACATCATTAACACCAGGAGCTTCAGCAGCAGTTATCAAAGCAATTGATTTAATGGAAACTGACTCAAGCTACGTAGATCGTTTATGGGAAAATGCTAACTATTTCAAAGAAGAATTACAAAAAATTGGTTATGATATAGGTCATTCTGAAACACCAATTACACCAGTTATTTTAGGAGACGAAAAAGTTGCTCAAGAGTTCTCTAGAAAATTAATTGAAAATGGTGTTTACGTTAAACCAATCGTGTTCCCAACAGTGCCACTTGGAACAGGTCGTGTTAGAAATATGCCAACAGCAGCTCATACAAAAGAGATGTTAGATAAAGCAATTAAGGTATATGAAAAAGTTGGTAAGGAAATGAATATTATTTAA
- a CDS encoding CTP synthase codes for MTKYIFVTGGVVSSIGKGIVAASLGRLLKNRGLKVTIQKFDPYINVDPGTMSPYQHGEVFVTDDGAETDLDLGHYERFIDINLNQYSNVTTGKIYSEVIQKERKGEYLGATVQVIPHVTNEIKEKIMRAASTTDSDIIITEVGGTVGDIESLPFLEALRQMKADVGQENVLYIHTTLIPYLKAAGEMKTKPTQHSVKELRSLGIQPNILVVRTEEEVSEGIKEKLAQFCDVPKRAVIESRDVDTLYSIPLNLEAQQMDQIVCDYLNIDAPVADMTEWKKLEQQVLTLSKIVKIGLVGKYVELPDAYISVVEALKHAGYPFQTDIEIKWIQSEEVTKETIKDYLEDVDGILVPGGFGDRGLEGKIEAIKYARENDIPFLGICLGMQLACVEFARNVVGLKEATSGETSPEATHKIIDLMKEQENVENMGGTLRLGLYPCHLKKGTKAAESYENQVVVEERHRHRYEFNNAYRDIFEKKGLTFSGLSPDGNLVEIIELTDKKFFVASQFHPELISRPNRPQQLFTGFIKASLMK; via the coding sequence ATGACAAAATACATTTTTGTAACAGGTGGCGTAGTATCATCGATTGGTAAGGGGATTGTTGCAGCATCATTAGGAAGACTTTTAAAAAATCGTGGACTTAAAGTAACGATTCAAAAGTTTGATCCGTATATTAATGTTGATCCTGGGACAATGAGCCCGTATCAGCATGGAGAAGTATTCGTAACGGATGATGGCGCAGAGACAGATTTAGATTTAGGTCATTATGAACGTTTTATTGATATTAACTTAAATCAATATTCTAATGTAACCACAGGAAAAATTTATTCTGAAGTCATTCAAAAAGAAAGAAAAGGGGAGTATCTTGGTGCAACTGTTCAAGTTATTCCGCATGTGACAAATGAAATCAAAGAAAAGATCATGCGCGCAGCTAGTACAACGGATTCAGATATCATTATTACTGAAGTTGGTGGAACCGTTGGAGATATTGAATCATTACCATTTTTAGAAGCTTTAAGGCAGATGAAAGCAGATGTCGGTCAAGAGAATGTTTTATATATTCATACAACATTAATTCCTTATTTAAAAGCAGCGGGCGAAATGAAGACGAAACCTACACAACATAGTGTGAAGGAATTAAGAAGCCTAGGAATTCAACCCAATATTTTAGTGGTTAGAACTGAAGAGGAAGTTTCAGAAGGCATTAAAGAAAAATTAGCACAATTTTGTGATGTTCCAAAAAGGGCCGTTATAGAATCTCGAGATGTTGACACACTCTATTCAATACCTCTAAATTTAGAAGCTCAACAAATGGATCAAATAGTATGTGATTATTTAAATATAGACGCTCCAGTAGCTGATATGACTGAGTGGAAAAAATTGGAACAACAAGTTTTAACTTTAAGTAAAATAGTCAAAATTGGATTAGTTGGTAAGTATGTTGAACTTCCTGATGCTTATATTTCAGTTGTTGAAGCACTGAAGCATGCTGGGTATCCTTTTCAAACGGATATTGAAATTAAGTGGATTCAATCAGAAGAAGTGACTAAAGAAACAATTAAAGATTATTTAGAAGATGTAGATGGAATTTTAGTGCCAGGAGGTTTCGGAGATCGCGGATTAGAAGGTAAAATTGAAGCAATCAAATACGCAAGAGAAAATGATATTCCGTTTTTAGGAATATGTCTAGGGATGCAACTAGCTTGTGTTGAATTTGCTAGAAATGTGGTTGGCTTAAAAGAGGCGACTTCTGGTGAAACTTCACCTGAAGCAACTCATAAAATAATTGATTTAATGAAAGAACAAGAAAATGTGGAGAATATGGGAGGAACATTAAGATTAGGTTTGTATCCTTGCCATTTAAAAAAAGGAACTAAAGCAGCTGAATCATATGAAAATCAAGTAGTTGTAGAAGAAAGACATCGCCATCGTTATGAATTTAATAACGCTTATCGTGACATTTTTGAGAAAAAAGGTTTAACGTTCTCAGGCCTTTCACCAGATGGAAACCTTGTTGAAATTATTGAATTGACAGATAAAAAATTCTTTGTTGCTTCTCAATTTCATCCGGAATTAATTTCGAGACCTAATCGCCCGCAACAGTTATTTACAGGATTTATTAAAGCGAGTCTTATGAAATAA
- a CDS encoding GNAT family N-acetyltransferase, with protein sequence MNLQTKRLQLRPIEAKDLNDYFEFYQLDSVCQYLPNEPWTPENKTENFESTLSSTNLENGSKLLLSVIYQEKAIGVIFIMPDEMIDTFEIGYVFNPTFSKQGFAFEAVSATFDYLFQIIKAHRVFANLDTRNIASMKLCEKLGMRQEAHYMEDYWLKGEWTDSYIYGILNREW encoded by the coding sequence ATGAATTTACAAACTAAAAGGCTACAGCTTAGACCTATTGAAGCAAAAGATTTAAATGATTATTTTGAATTTTATCAACTAGATAGCGTTTGTCAATACCTTCCAAATGAACCATGGACACCTGAAAATAAAACAGAAAATTTTGAATCAACTTTATCTAGTACAAACTTAGAAAATGGTTCTAAACTTTTACTTTCCGTTATTTATCAAGAAAAAGCAATCGGTGTTATTTTCATCATGCCCGATGAAATGATTGATACTTTTGAAATTGGTTACGTATTTAATCCTACTTTTTCCAAGCAAGGTTTTGCTTTTGAAGCTGTTTCTGCTACATTTGATTACTTATTCCAAATTATTAAGGCTCACCGAGTATTCGCGAATCTAGATACACGTAACATTGCTTCAATGAAACTATGCGAAAAATTAGGTATGAGACAAGAAGCTCACTATATGGAAGACTACTGGTTAAAAGGAGAATGGACTGATAGTTATATTTATGGCATTTTAAATAGAGAATGGTAA
- the lpdA gene encoding dihydrolipoyl dehydrogenase yields the protein MVVGDFAVELDTVVIGAGPGGYVAAIRAAQMGQKVAIIEREYIGGVCLNVGCIPSKALISAGHRYHEAKHSEIFGVTTENVKLDFTKTQQWKDEKVVKTLTSGIRMLLKKNKVEIIEGEAFFVDENTLRVMTEESAQTYSFNNAIVATGSRPIEIGGFKFGKRVIDSTGGLNLTEVPKKLVIVGGGVIGAELGSAYANLGSEVTILEGSPQILPTFEKDMVKFVEKDFKSKGITVVTKAMAKEAVDNGNSVTVKYEANGKEEAIEADYVMVTVGRRPNTDDLGLEIAGVEMTERGLVKVDNQGRTNVKSIWAIGDIVAGAALAHKASYEAKIAAEAISGKAVAVDYVAMPAVAFTDPELATVGMTEKEAKEAGLDVKASKFPLGGNGRAISLDKKEGFVRLVTTKEDNVIVGAQVAGVNASDIIAELGLAVESGMNAEDVALTIHSHPSLAEVTMDAAELALGLPIHM from the coding sequence ATGGTAGTAGGAGATTTCGCAGTAGAATTAGATACAGTTGTAATTGGAGCTGGACCTGGTGGATATGTTGCCGCTATTCGTGCAGCACAAATGGGACAAAAAGTTGCAATCATTGAACGTGAATACATTGGTGGTGTTTGTTTAAACGTTGGTTGTATTCCTTCAAAAGCTTTGATTAGTGCTGGACACAGATATCACGAAGCCAAACATTCTGAAATCTTTGGTGTAACCACTGAAAATGTTAAACTTGACTTCACTAAAACACAACAATGGAAAGACGAAAAAGTTGTGAAAACATTGACTTCTGGTATCAGAATGTTACTTAAAAAGAATAAAGTTGAAATCATTGAAGGAGAAGCTTTCTTTGTTGATGAAAATACATTACGTGTTATGACAGAAGAAAGTGCTCAAACTTACTCATTCAACAATGCTATTGTCGCAACAGGATCTCGTCCAATTGAAATTGGTGGATTCAAGTTTGGTAAGAGAGTTATTGATTCAACAGGTGGATTGAATTTAACAGAAGTTCCTAAAAAATTAGTCATCGTTGGTGGTGGCGTAATCGGTGCTGAGTTAGGTAGTGCATACGCTAACTTAGGTTCTGAAGTAACTATTTTAGAAGGTTCTCCTCAAATTTTACCAACATTTGAAAAAGATATGGTTAAATTCGTTGAAAAAGATTTCAAATCAAAAGGTATTACAGTTGTTACTAAAGCAATGGCTAAAGAAGCCGTTGACAATGGTAACAGTGTAACTGTTAAATACGAAGCAAATGGAAAAGAAGAAGCGATTGAAGCTGATTATGTAATGGTAACAGTTGGTCGTCGTCCAAATACTGATGATTTAGGTTTAGAAATCGCTGGTGTTGAAATGACTGAACGTGGTTTAGTTAAAGTTGACAACCAAGGACGTACAAACGTTAAAAGTATCTGGGCAATTGGAGATATTGTTGCTGGGGCTGCTTTAGCTCATAAAGCAAGTTATGAAGCTAAAATTGCTGCAGAAGCTATTTCTGGAAAAGCAGTTGCTGTTGATTATGTAGCAATGCCTGCTGTAGCCTTTACAGACCCAGAATTGGCAACTGTTGGTATGACTGAAAAAGAAGCTAAAGAAGCTGGATTAGATGTAAAAGCATCTAAATTCCCATTAGGTGGTAACGGTCGTGCGATTTCTTTAGATAAAAAAGAAGGATTCGTTCGTCTTGTAACAACTAAAGAAGACAATGTTATTGTTGGGGCACAAGTTGCGGGAGTAAATGCAAGTGATATTATTGCAGAATTAGGATTAGCAGTAGAATCAGGCATGAATGCTGAAGATGTTGCTTTAACTATCCACTCTCATCCATCATTAGCAGAAGTAACAATGGATGCTGCAGAGTTAGCTCTAGGTTTACCAATTCATATGTAA